From Verrucomicrobia bacterium S94, the proteins below share one genomic window:
- a CDS encoding HIT family protein has protein sequence MSDCIFCKIVKKEIPATVIWEDEEILVFMDIGPIIKGHALVIPKKHYDPVTETPDDVLAKLHITAKKIAEAQMNGLGADGVNIMQNNGKASGQEVEHIHVHVIPRFENDGHHWNWNAGKYEDLNEMNDLADKLRQQL, from the coding sequence ATGAGTGATTGTATTTTCTGTAAAATTGTTAAAAAAGAGATACCGGCTACGGTGATCTGGGAAGATGAGGAAATTCTTGTTTTCATGGATATCGGGCCGATTATCAAAGGACATGCGCTGGTGATTCCGAAAAAGCACTATGATCCTGTTACGGAAACGCCGGATGATGTGCTGGCCAAACTGCACATTACGGCTAAAAAAATTGCCGAAGCGCAGATGAACGGACTGGGTGCGGACGGGGTCAATATCATGCAGAATAACGGTAAAGCTTCAGGACAGGAGGTCGAGCATATACATGTACATGTCATTCCGCGGTTTGAGAATGACGGGCATCACTGGAACTGGAATGCCGGGAAATATGAAGATTTGAATGAAATGAATGATCTGGCCGATAAACTGCGTCAACAGCTTTAA
- a CDS encoding aminopeptidase P family protein, translating to MNKLTGLILCSGSFPSTTNIHYLSGFTAPDAFLYLKTATGGLLCVSPMEKGRACSQSTPGTQVFTPQDLGLSGKKAWDFSEQIPALMKQAGVRRLRVPADFPVGLFKTLEKKGIRISVEKKPVCPERKVKTAAEISKLRKSQRAAVAAMKAGIELIGSSRIGKNGVLYKGREKLTSERVRQLIHKTLIDYDCSGVETIVAGGDQGTDPHERGSGPLFAGQSIILDIFPRSEKTGYWGDITRTVCRGPAFPELKKLYNAVKAAQLSALKMVKPGICADEIHRNCCEIFEQRGFQTEEKEGRHVGFIHGTGHGVGLDIHESPRVGKSGEILEVGNVITIEPGLYYPGLGGVRIEDTVVVTEDGFRFLASCPKKFELL from the coding sequence ATGAATAAATTAACAGGTCTGATTTTATGCTCAGGATCATTCCCGAGTACCACAAATATTCACTATTTAAGCGGATTTACAGCACCGGATGCGTTTCTTTATCTGAAAACCGCCACCGGCGGACTGCTCTGTGTTTCGCCGATGGAAAAAGGGCGGGCATGCAGTCAGTCCACTCCCGGTACACAGGTTTTCACGCCGCAGGATCTCGGGCTCTCCGGAAAAAAAGCGTGGGATTTTTCCGAACAGATTCCGGCGCTGATGAAACAGGCCGGTGTACGCCGGCTCCGGGTTCCGGCCGATTTTCCGGTGGGTCTTTTTAAGACGCTGGAAAAAAAGGGGATTCGGATTTCCGTTGAAAAGAAACCGGTCTGTCCTGAGCGGAAGGTCAAAACCGCCGCCGAAATTTCCAAACTCCGGAAAAGTCAGCGCGCTGCTGTGGCTGCCATGAAAGCGGGGATTGAACTGATCGGATCTTCGCGAATCGGTAAAAACGGGGTCCTTTATAAGGGAAGAGAAAAGCTGACTTCGGAAAGGGTCCGGCAGCTGATTCATAAAACGCTGATCGATTATGACTGTTCGGGCGTTGAAACCATCGTCGCCGGCGGCGACCAGGGCACCGATCCGCACGAGCGAGGAAGCGGTCCGCTTTTTGCCGGGCAGTCGATCATTCTTGATATTTTTCCACGTTCCGAAAAAACAGGCTATTGGGGCGACATTACACGCACGGTCTGCCGCGGTCCGGCTTTTCCGGAGCTTAAAAAGCTGTATAATGCGGTGAAGGCGGCGCAGTTGTCGGCCCTGAAGATGGTGAAACCGGGGATTTGTGCGGATGAAATTCACCGGAACTGCTGTGAAATTTTTGAACAACGCGGTTTTCAGACTGAGGAAAAAGAGGGGAGGCATGTCGGTTTTATCCATGGCACCGGTCATGGAGTGGGGCTGGATATTCATGAAAGTCCACGGGTTGGAAAGTCGGGGGAAATTCTGGAAGTCGGAAATGTAATCACGATTGAGCCGGGCCTGTATTATCCCGGTCTCGGCGGTGTCCGGATTGAAGATACCGTGGTGGTTACTGAGGATGGATTTCGTTTTCTGGCGTCCTGCCCGAAAAAGTTTGAACTTTTGTAG
- the dnaA gene encoding chromosomal replication initiator protein DnaA, whose amino-acid sequence MNRDSSKIWEEACKQLKGILSGDIYDRWIAVIQCLDINGRTMRLAVANDFYKDWLEENYFPMIRKAVMVVSGEEMDISLEVDSTAFDSAREEASAPEPASSLSIPNPFEKKKTNHNLNPNYTFDSYVVGSANQFAHAAAMAAANSPSRTYNPLFIYGGVGLGKTHLMQAIGNHIISKKPRAKVCYITCETFTNEYIEALQNNNVSNFRKKYRKIDMLMIDDIQFLDGKQRLQEEFFHTFNTLFESHKQIVLTSDRTPSEMAGLAPRLISRFEWGLVTELGKPDVETRTAILRKKAELLNLNIDHELLDYLAQRVSSNVRSLEGALIRVATFMSLTNQKVDIQKVEELLHDLLDKESAAAISVDLIQRTVAEHFDLRPQDLTSKKRSKDIAWPRQIAMHLSRTMTSQSFPVIGEQFSRNHATILYAHDQVSEKAKDDRGLQQTLSILKDKINKNASKALS is encoded by the coding sequence ATGAACAGAGATAGCTCAAAAATATGGGAAGAAGCCTGTAAACAGCTCAAAGGCATTCTTTCCGGCGATATTTATGATCGATGGATTGCGGTCATCCAATGTCTGGATATCAACGGACGGACTATGCGTCTTGCAGTGGCCAATGATTTTTATAAGGACTGGCTGGAGGAAAACTATTTTCCAATGATCCGCAAAGCCGTCATGGTGGTCAGCGGCGAAGAAATGGATATCTCGCTGGAAGTCGACTCCACGGCATTCGACAGTGCAAGAGAGGAAGCTTCCGCACCGGAACCGGCCAGCTCTCTCTCGATTCCCAATCCATTTGAAAAGAAAAAGACGAATCACAACCTGAATCCGAACTATACGTTTGATTCCTATGTGGTCGGTTCCGCCAACCAGTTTGCCCACGCGGCAGCCATGGCGGCGGCCAACTCTCCGTCACGAACCTATAACCCGCTCTTTATCTACGGCGGCGTCGGACTGGGAAAAACCCACCTGATGCAGGCCATCGGTAATCACATTATTTCCAAAAAGCCGCGCGCTAAAGTCTGCTACATCACCTGCGAAACCTTCACCAACGAATATATTGAAGCCCTGCAGAACAACAACGTGTCCAACTTCCGTAAAAAATACCGGAAAATCGACATGCTGATGATCGACGATATTCAGTTCCTTGATGGAAAACAGCGTCTGCAGGAGGAATTCTTTCACACCTTCAACACCCTTTTTGAAAGTCATAAGCAGATTGTGCTGACTTCGGACCGTACACCGAGCGAAATGGCCGGACTGGCACCGCGCCTGATTTCCCGTTTTGAATGGGGACTCGTCACAGAACTCGGAAAACCGGATGTGGAAACCCGAACCGCAATTCTGCGTAAAAAGGCCGAACTCCTGAACCTGAATATCGATCATGAACTGCTGGATTATCTGGCACAGCGTGTTTCCTCCAACGTACGGAGCCTTGAAGGCGCTCTGATTCGTGTGGCTACCTTTATGTCGCTCACCAATCAGAAGGTGGATATCCAGAAAGTGGAGGAACTCCTCCACGACCTGCTCGACAAAGAATCCGCGGCCGCGATCAGTGTGGATCTCATCCAGCGTACTGTTGCAGAACATTTTGACCTGCGTCCCCAGGATCTGACCAGTAAAAAACGTTCGAAGGATATCGCCTGGCCGCGCCAGATTGCGATGCATCTTTCGCGTACCATGACTTCACAGTCATTCCCGGTCATCGGCGAGCAGTTCAGCCGCAATCATGCGACGATTCTCTATGCCCACGATCAGGTATCCGAAAAAGCCAAAGACGACCGAGGCCTCCAGCAGACCCTCTCCATCCTGAAGGATAAGATCAATAAAAACGCTTCCAAGGCACTCAGCTGA
- the dnaN gene encoding DNA polymerase III subunit beta produces MKFSIEKDQILEALQKVQSIVGQRTTLPILSNVLLEASHGKLTLTTTDMEVSVRTSIEADIDEDGATTLPARRFFSICRDLPSHQVDIGVSNDDVATILSGSYNCKLEGLSKDDFPPMPTFEESFSYTLQQDTLKDILQKTSYAASTDESRAILNGSLMAFRDSKLTVVCTDGRRLALVEQEIDMPDDAETDIVVPTKAVNELIKTLGDEGEAHIKMSSTQVAFEFGNIFIISKLVDGTYPNYRQVIPSQCEERIAIDREMLQSAVRRVSLMLDDQAASVKIQITENRMELMTSSPEIGESREAVPVKYSGKDITIAFNPAFLMAPLKHLDSDEIYLELSDELSPGVIKTNVPFLYVIMPIRVS; encoded by the coding sequence ATGAAGTTCAGCATCGAGAAGGATCAGATTCTGGAAGCGCTGCAGAAGGTGCAATCGATCGTAGGTCAGCGCACCACGCTGCCGATTCTTTCCAATGTGCTGCTTGAGGCAAGCCACGGAAAACTCACCCTCACAACAACGGACATGGAGGTGAGTGTGCGCACCAGTATTGAGGCGGACATTGATGAAGATGGAGCCACTACCCTGCCGGCACGCCGTTTTTTCAGCATCTGCCGCGATCTTCCGAGTCATCAGGTGGATATCGGAGTGAGTAACGATGATGTGGCTACCATTCTTTCCGGTTCTTACAATTGTAAGCTGGAGGGGCTTTCGAAAGATGATTTTCCGCCGATGCCCACATTTGAAGAGAGTTTCTCCTACACGCTGCAGCAGGATACGCTGAAGGATATCCTGCAGAAAACCTCCTATGCGGCCAGTACGGATGAATCTCGTGCTATTCTGAACGGTTCTCTGATGGCTTTCCGGGACAGTAAGCTGACGGTGGTCTGTACCGACGGCCGCCGTCTGGCCCTGGTTGAACAGGAAATCGATATGCCGGACGATGCGGAAACCGATATTGTGGTTCCGACCAAAGCGGTTAATGAGCTGATCAAAACGCTGGGCGATGAAGGCGAAGCTCATATTAAAATGTCCTCCACGCAGGTGGCTTTTGAATTCGGTAATATCTTCATTATCTCTAAACTGGTGGATGGAACATACCCGAATTACCGCCAGGTGATTCCGTCGCAATGCGAGGAGCGCATCGCGATCGACCGTGAAATGCTGCAGAGTGCAGTGCGTCGTGTTTCGCTGATGCTGGACGATCAGGCGGCTTCGGTGAAAATCCAGATCACGGAAAACCGTATGGAATTGATGACCTCTTCTCCGGAGATCGGCGAATCGCGGGAAGCGGTTCCGGTGAAATATTCCGGAAAAGATATCACGATTGCATTTAATCCGGCCTTTCTGATGGCCCCGTTGAAACATCTGGATTCCGATGAAATCTATCTTGAGCTTTCCGATGAACTCAGCCCGGGCGTGATTAAAACGAATGTTCCGTTCCTTTATGTGATCATGCCGATCCGCGTGAGCTGA
- the amrS gene encoding AmmeMemoRadiSam system radical SAM enzyme yields MNTKTRCTICPKGCELSRNETGDCRVRKNINGRIQCITYGRPCVIQTDPIEKKPLYHFMPGTEIISVGTAGCNLHCKPCQNAAISQSSFVSEQIVSPAEIAETAERKKIRSIAYTYTEPLVSYEFTKDCCETAHQKGLKNVLVTAAFINPKPLREICTVVDAANVDLKSFSDDFYRNICDARLKPVLQALEIMKSSGVFLEITNLLIPTLNDAEEETGMLCKWIVNTLGKSTPLHFSRFYPQYQLSHLPPTPPETVLRAREIALESGLQFVYVGNMQDRAGESTWCPECGACLVGRHGYRIVSIQLTEGKCTKCGSEIEGIWT; encoded by the coding sequence ATGAACACTAAAACCAGATGCACGATCTGCCCGAAAGGGTGCGAACTTTCACGGAATGAAACCGGTGACTGCCGGGTTCGGAAAAACATTAACGGCCGCATTCAATGCATCACGTACGGCCGGCCATGTGTAATCCAGACAGATCCTATTGAAAAAAAACCGCTTTATCATTTTATGCCGGGAACAGAAATTATTTCGGTAGGCACAGCCGGCTGCAATCTTCATTGCAAACCGTGTCAGAATGCTGCGATTTCCCAAAGCAGCTTTGTTTCCGAGCAAATTGTTTCTCCGGCTGAAATTGCCGAAACCGCTGAACGGAAAAAAATACGGTCCATTGCCTACACCTATACAGAACCGCTGGTCTCGTATGAATTTACAAAAGACTGCTGTGAAACCGCTCACCAAAAAGGGCTGAAAAATGTCCTGGTAACGGCCGCATTCATAAATCCGAAGCCTTTGCGTGAAATTTGTACCGTCGTTGATGCTGCAAACGTAGATTTAAAGTCGTTTTCCGACGATTTTTACCGGAATATCTGTGACGCGCGCCTGAAACCTGTTCTCCAGGCCTTGGAAATCATGAAGTCCAGCGGTGTTTTTCTGGAAATCACCAACCTTCTGATCCCGACACTTAATGATGCTGAAGAAGAGACCGGAATGCTGTGTAAATGGATCGTCAATACGCTCGGTAAATCAACGCCCCTGCATTTTTCACGTTTTTATCCACAGTATCAACTGAGCCATCTGCCACCGACTCCCCCGGAGACGGTTTTACGGGCCCGCGAAATTGCTCTCGAATCCGGATTGCAGTTTGTTTATGTCGGAAATATGCAGGATAGGGCAGGGGAGTCTACGTGGTGCCCCGAATGCGGAGCCTGTCTGGTTGGAAGGCACGGTTACCGCATCGTATCGATACAGCTTACCGAGGGAAAGTGCACAAAGTGCGGATCGGAAATCGAAGGAATCTGGACGTGA
- a CDS encoding TIGR01777 family protein, with the protein MKVMISGSHGLIGNALTSRLISDGNEVIRLGRVFSESIDFTGVDAVIHLAGENIAGGRWTSRRKAAIRDSRINGTQALSLQLSSSANRPEVFISASAIGYYGDRGDEKLTETSTAGCGFLADVCSEWEMAAESASQSGIRTALIRTGIVLSSEGGALKKMLPPFKIGAGGIMGNGRQYMSWISIEDMVGAIIHILNTPTVQGPVNLTAPEPETNRRFTRILGNVLKRPTILPLPAFAARLLFGEMANALLLSSTRVIPNVLLENNYHFKHPDLKSALKAVLK; encoded by the coding sequence ATGAAAGTAATGATTTCAGGGTCACATGGTCTGATAGGCAATGCATTGACGTCTCGACTTATATCTGACGGAAATGAAGTCATCCGACTGGGCCGCGTTTTTTCAGAATCCATTGATTTCACGGGGGTGGATGCCGTTATTCATTTGGCCGGCGAAAATATTGCGGGCGGCCGCTGGACCAGCCGCAGAAAAGCAGCCATTCGAGACAGCCGGATCAACGGAACCCAGGCACTCAGCCTGCAGCTGAGCTCTTCCGCAAACCGTCCCGAAGTTTTTATTTCCGCTTCGGCTATAGGTTATTATGGGGACAGGGGAGATGAAAAGCTGACCGAAACCAGCACAGCGGGCTGCGGTTTCCTTGCAGATGTATGCTCCGAATGGGAAATGGCGGCCGAATCGGCATCGCAATCCGGTATACGAACAGCATTGATAAGAACCGGTATTGTACTCTCCAGCGAGGGCGGGGCACTGAAAAAAATGCTGCCCCCTTTTAAAATAGGTGCAGGCGGCATAATGGGTAACGGCCGGCAGTACATGAGCTGGATTTCCATTGAGGACATGGTAGGGGCCATCATCCACATTCTGAACACCCCGACAGTTCAGGGGCCGGTTAATCTGACCGCCCCCGAACCTGAAACCAATCGCCGTTTCACCAGAATACTCGGAAATGTACTGAAACGTCCGACGATCCTGCCGCTCCCGGCATTTGCAGCGCGCCTGCTTTTCGGGGAAATGGCGAATGCACTGCTTCTTTCCAGTACCCGCGTGATCCCGAATGTATTATTGGAAAATAATTATCACTTTAAACATCCGGATCTTAAATCTGCACTGAAGGCTGTATTGAAATGA
- the mnmG gene encoding tRNA uridine-5-carboxymethylaminomethyl(34) synthesis enzyme MnmG, producing the protein MNKSLYKVIVVGGGHAGYEAALASARLGVKTLLITLNKSLIGRLPCNPAVGGIAKSHLVSELDALGGELGRNTDYTGIQYRMLNTRKGPAVQSNRVQCDKDLFPVRIQAVLERQQNLDIHDDIVTAIRTKGTSICGVTTRGAGDIDANAVVICTGTFLRGRVLIGMKSIKEGRMGEESAEELSASFDRFGFELARLKTGTPPRIHRDSVDYSRMEIQPGDNPPPFFSRMARMEWKMFHMEHNDPDSSVMNRMFHVEQDELHPWVPGFDQIPCWLTHTNENTHQIIADNLQKSAMYGGMVEGTGVRYCPSIEDKIIKFSGRDAHHVFIEPEGRNNIRLYPNGTSNSLPEDVQEQMIHSIEGLENAEIIRPGYAIEYDYANPTQLFHTLETKRVENLFFAGQLNGTTGYEEAAGQGFVAGANAALKVLGENPFVLSRNESYIGVLIDDLVTKGTDEPYRMFTSRSEHRLTLRQDNVYFRLLEKTRQLNIVDSEEINDISSHWKDIHAEIERLEKVFHNGKSLAQLLRQPENLYCNLPQANRNLSEEVIKQVEIEVKYAGYIKREKERIDAARRQEKQILPPDFDYDAIQSLRYEAREKLKKIRPENLGQAGRISGVNPSDISILGMWLKREAAEK; encoded by the coding sequence ATGAATAAGTCTTTGTATAAAGTAATTGTTGTCGGTGGTGGTCATGCAGGCTATGAAGCGGCTTTGGCTTCCGCGCGTTTAGGAGTTAAAACCCTTTTAATAACGCTGAATAAATCACTTATAGGAAGACTTCCCTGTAATCCTGCTGTTGGAGGTATTGCAAAATCTCATCTTGTATCTGAACTTGATGCATTGGGCGGAGAACTTGGCCGGAATACCGATTATACCGGTATTCAATACCGAATGCTGAATACCCGGAAAGGACCGGCTGTACAGTCCAACCGGGTGCAGTGTGATAAGGATCTTTTTCCGGTTAGAATTCAGGCTGTTCTGGAAAGGCAGCAGAATCTTGATATTCATGATGATATCGTTACAGCAATTCGTACAAAAGGCACGTCAATCTGTGGAGTCACAACGCGTGGTGCTGGTGATATTGATGCCAATGCGGTTGTTATTTGTACAGGAACATTTCTTCGTGGACGTGTTCTGATCGGAATGAAAAGTATTAAAGAGGGTCGCATGGGAGAGGAATCAGCAGAAGAACTTTCGGCGTCCTTTGATCGTTTCGGATTTGAGCTGGCTCGGCTGAAAACGGGTACCCCTCCCCGCATCCATAGGGATTCTGTGGATTACAGTCGAATGGAGATTCAACCAGGCGATAATCCCCCACCCTTTTTCTCACGGATGGCGCGCATGGAGTGGAAAATGTTCCACATGGAACATAATGATCCGGATTCTTCGGTTATGAATCGAATGTTCCACGTGGAACAGGATGAATTGCACCCCTGGGTGCCGGGTTTTGACCAGATACCCTGCTGGTTAACGCATACCAATGAGAATACTCACCAGATCATCGCTGATAATCTTCAGAAAAGCGCTATGTACGGAGGGATGGTAGAGGGTACCGGAGTTCGGTATTGTCCATCGATTGAAGATAAAATTATTAAATTTTCCGGTCGTGATGCGCATCATGTGTTTATTGAGCCTGAAGGGCGTAATAATATCCGTCTTTATCCGAACGGAACATCCAATAGTCTTCCGGAGGATGTGCAGGAACAGATGATCCATTCGATAGAAGGTTTGGAAAATGCTGAAATTATCCGTCCAGGCTATGCAATCGAATATGATTATGCGAATCCAACGCAGCTTTTCCATACATTAGAAACAAAACGCGTGGAAAATCTGTTTTTTGCCGGTCAGTTGAATGGTACGACGGGTTATGAAGAAGCCGCTGGTCAGGGATTTGTTGCCGGAGCTAATGCCGCTTTGAAAGTACTGGGAGAAAATCCGTTTGTTTTAAGCCGAAATGAAAGTTATATCGGGGTGTTGATTGATGATTTGGTGACGAAAGGAACCGATGAGCCATATCGCATGTTTACTTCCCGTTCGGAGCATCGTTTGACGTTGCGTCAGGATAATGTCTATTTTCGTCTTCTGGAAAAGACCAGGCAGCTTAATATTGTCGATTCAGAGGAAATTAATGATATTTCAAGCCACTGGAAGGATATTCATGCAGAAATTGAGCGTCTTGAAAAAGTATTTCATAATGGAAAGTCGCTCGCACAGCTGCTTCGTCAGCCGGAAAATCTGTATTGTAATCTTCCGCAGGCGAACCGGAATCTCTCTGAAGAGGTTATTAAGCAGGTTGAAATTGAAGTTAAATATGCCGGCTATATTAAACGCGAGAAAGAACGTATTGATGCTGCGCGTCGTCAGGAAAAACAAATTTTGCCACCGGATTTCGATTATGATGCTATTCAGAGTCTGCGTTATGAAGCTCGTGAAAAGTTAAAGAAAATACGGCCGGAAAATCTGGGACAGGCAGGGAGAATTTCCGGTGTAAATCCATCTGATATTTCAATTTTAGGTATGTGGTTGAAACGGGAAGCTGCTGAAAAATAA
- a CDS encoding tetratricopeptide repeat protein, with protein MLSRNCMKISKLTLHLCVLSLATTAMAQNTQSVSQVSSGLTLDNRTNEERIEFLLNVAQAYFAEEDYDSAVNAYERILEIDPENFQARYVVAHVYINAKQYGKAEALLLELIDENPDDFKLMNNLAWLYATAEDLKYRNGEKAVRYAQEALAIAPDDHHVWSTLSEAHYINGDYERAYNAITTMARKASQHAQGVTKEQVDAYNEQIRKCKRAWDTQKMLEDGEE; from the coding sequence ATGTTAAGTAGGAACTGTATGAAAATTTCAAAACTTACGCTTCACCTCTGTGTCCTCTCTCTGGCCACCACCGCAATGGCTCAGAATACACAATCTGTTTCGCAGGTTTCATCCGGCTTAACGCTGGATAACCGAACCAATGAAGAGCGTATTGAATTTCTGCTCAATGTCGCGCAGGCGTATTTTGCAGAAGAAGATTATGATTCCGCTGTAAACGCCTATGAACGCATTCTTGAGATTGATCCGGAAAATTTCCAGGCCCGCTATGTGGTGGCCCATGTTTATATTAACGCAAAACAATATGGAAAAGCCGAAGCCTTACTGCTCGAACTGATCGATGAAAATCCCGATGACTTCAAGCTCATGAATAATCTGGCCTGGCTGTATGCCACCGCAGAGGATTTAAAATACCGCAATGGCGAAAAAGCGGTTCGCTATGCGCAGGAGGCCCTGGCCATTGCGCCCGATGATCACCACGTGTGGAGTACACTTTCGGAAGCCCATTATATTAATGGTGATTATGAACGCGCCTATAATGCGATCACAACCATGGCGCGGAAAGCCTCGCAACATGCTCAGGGTGTTACCAAAGAACAGGTTGATGCATACAATGAACAGATCCGGAAATGTAAACGCGCCTGGGACACCCAGAAAATGCTGGAAGACGGAGAAGAATGA
- a CDS encoding TIGR00159 family protein, producing the protein MQWKDAFELPDVLGWVEILILAALLYFIFRLFKGTRGSAILTGLIILFGALNAITNLSHLEVLNWILSKLMLYITLAIVVIFQPEIRRVLARLGRQPWRTNSMASQRNLIEPIMQTVKLLSKRKIGALIAIEREIGTRTIQDTGTKMNSSVSAELLSTIFFPHTPLHDGGVIISGDRICAAGCLFPLSQKEELSKTLGTRHRAAIGITEETDAIVVVVSEETGAVSLAYNGRLRRGLGEERLRRVLQSMLRRERTGLSRFREKIQTGEADLSDTVLMPFGEEKNDE; encoded by the coding sequence ATGCAATGGAAAGATGCTTTTGAACTGCCTGATGTGCTTGGCTGGGTCGAGATTCTGATTCTCGCCGCCCTCCTCTATTTTATCTTCCGGTTGTTTAAAGGAACACGCGGCTCAGCCATTCTCACCGGCCTTATCATCCTTTTCGGCGCACTCAATGCCATCACCAATCTCAGCCATCTGGAGGTGCTTAACTGGATTCTCTCGAAGCTGATGCTCTATATTACACTGGCAATTGTGGTGATTTTCCAGCCGGAAATACGCCGTGTTCTGGCGCGGCTCGGCCGTCAGCCGTGGCGCACCAACAGTATGGCTTCGCAGCGCAATCTGATTGAACCTATTATGCAGACGGTAAAACTGCTTTCAAAACGTAAGATCGGAGCTCTTATTGCTATTGAACGGGAAATCGGTACACGCACCATTCAGGACACCGGAACGAAAATGAACAGTTCGGTCAGTGCCGAGCTGCTTTCCACCATTTTCTTCCCGCATACCCCGCTTCATGACGGCGGTGTTATAATTTCCGGAGACCGGATTTGTGCAGCCGGCTGCCTTTTTCCCCTATCCCAGAAAGAGGAATTAAGTAAAACACTCGGAACACGCCACCGCGCAGCCATCGGCATTACCGAAGAGACGGATGCCATTGTGGTGGTGGTTTCAGAAGAGACCGGTGCTGTTTCCCTTGCCTATAACGGTCGACTGCGGCGAGGCCTTGGCGAGGAGCGACTGCGGCGGGTTCTGCAGTCCATGCTGCGGCGGGAACGTACCGGCCTCTCGCGCTTCCGTGAAAAGATCCAGACCGGTGAAGCGGATCTCTCCGATACCGTACTGATGCCTTTCGGCGAGGAGAAAAACGATGAATAG
- the folP gene encoding dihydropteroate synthase — MGILNVTPDSFSDGGTFMDPEIAVEHALQMIAEGADLIDIGGESTRPGAQPVTVEEEIRRTVPVIEKLRAKTDVLISIDTMKSKTAFQALEAGADIINDVSGFEFDEKMADVAAGSGAGVVLMHMKGTPQTMQTNPDYEDPVREVFHYLEKRIAFAVDRGVKRKNIVIDPGIGFGKTLEHNLQLLRRIPDFAATAPVMIGASRKSMIGKILEREDPNQRLAGSLGVAGWSAAFGAHILRVHDVLDTCDVCRIVDTLCNGDL; from the coding sequence ATGGGTATTCTGAATGTCACCCCGGATTCTTTTTCCGATGGAGGGACTTTTATGGATCCCGAAATAGCGGTTGAACACGCGCTGCAGATGATTGCTGAAGGTGCGGACCTTATTGACATCGGCGGGGAATCTACACGGCCCGGCGCGCAGCCCGTTACTGTGGAAGAAGAAATCCGGCGTACGGTTCCGGTGATTGAAAAACTGCGCGCAAAAACCGATGTCCTGATTTCGATCGATACCATGAAATCGAAAACCGCTTTCCAGGCTCTGGAAGCCGGCGCGGATATTATTAATGATGTTTCCGGATTTGAATTTGATGAAAAGATGGCGGATGTTGCGGCCGGATCGGGTGCAGGGGTTGTTCTGATGCATATGAAAGGTACCCCTCAGACGATGCAGACCAATCCGGATTATGAAGATCCCGTACGCGAGGTGTTCCACTATCTGGAAAAGCGGATCGCTTTTGCCGTTGATCGTGGTGTTAAACGGAAAAACATCGTGATTGATCCCGGGATCGGATTCGGCAAAACACTCGAGCACAACCTTCAATTACTGCGCCGTATTCCCGACTTTGCAGCAACAGCACCGGTTATGATCGGGGCATCACGTAAAAGCATGATCGGAAAAATTCTGGAGCGGGAAGATCCGAATCAGCGTCTGGCAGGAAGCCTGGGTGTTGCCGGATGGTCGGCGGCGTTCGGTGCGCATATTTTGCGGGTGCACGACGTATTAGACACTTGCGATGTATGTCGTATCGTGGATACACTTTGCAACGGTGACTTATAA